A single Pogoniulus pusillus isolate bPogPus1 chromosome 27, bPogPus1.pri, whole genome shotgun sequence DNA region contains:
- the DHRS13 gene encoding dehydrogenase/reductase SDR family member 13, giving the protein MGWALLGVGLFLALYTLIRHGLRRAPPPRARPALHGRTAIVTGGSGGIGAATALELARCGARVILATRSALRGEAAARRIRMETGNSEVQFMQLDLSSLQSVRAFASAFLRQEPHLHLLINNAGVSVGGTTEDGFSLPFQVNHLGHFLLTQLLLERLQSCAPSRIVIVASSAHCAGRLRLDALGHPPPGLWPTFQDYCDSKLANVLHARELATRLQGTQVTCYAVHPGFVNTELFRHAPLWLKPFLIPLAWLFFCDAAEGARTSLHCATYEGLECFSGRYFTDCHLQEPWPPAHNDQLALALWEASERLVGLREKTESPSRGPAAFVQ; this is encoded by the exons ATGGGGTGGGCTCTGCTGGGCGTCGGGCTCTTCCTGGCCCTCTACACGCTGATCCGCCATGGGCTGCGCCGCGCCCCGCCGCCCCGAGCCCGCCCCGCGCTCCACGGCCGCACCGCCATCGTCACCG GGGGAAGCGGCGGCATCGGAGCGGCCACGGCGCTGGAGCTGGCCCGGTGCGGGGCCCGCGTCATCCTGGCGACCCGCAGCGCCCTGCGGGGGGAGGCCGCTGCCCGCCGCATCCGAATG GAGACCGGAAACTCAGAGGTGCAGTTCATGCAGCTGGACCTGTCCAGCCTGCAGTCAGTGCGAGCCTTCGCCAGCGCCTTTCTGCGCCAGGAGCCCCACCTGCACCTCCTCATCAACAACGCGG GGGTGAGCGTCGGGGGCACAACAGAGGACGGCTTCAGCCTTCCCTTCCAGGTGAACCACCTGGGCCATTTCCTGctcactcagctgctgctggagcggCTGCAGAGCTGCGCTCCCAGTCGCATCGTCATAGTCGCCTCCAGCGCCCACTGCGCCGGCCGCCTGCGCCTCGATGCTCTGGGCCACCCACCTCCTGGGCTGTGGCCCACCTTCCAGGACTACTGTGACAGCAAACTGGCCAATGTGCTGCACGCCCGTGAGCTGGCCACGCGGCTGCAGGGAACCCAGGTGACATGCTACGCTGTGCACCCAG GGTTCGTCAACACAGAGCTGTTCCGCCACGCACCGCTCTGGCTGAAACCAttcctcatcccactggcctggCTCTTCTTCTGTGATGCGGCTGAGGGTGCCAGGACCTCCCTGCACTGTGCCACGTATGAGGGTCTTGAGTGCTTCAGTGGACGATACTTCACTGACTGTCACCTGCAGGAGCCGTGGCCACCAGCCCACAATGaccagctggccctggcactCTGGGAAGCCAGCGAGAGGCTGGTAGGACTCAGGGAGAAAACAGAGAGCCCCTCGCGGGGCCCTGCAGCTTTTGTGCAATAA